From Candidatus Poribacteria bacterium, the proteins below share one genomic window:
- a CDS encoding nicotinate phosphoribosyltransferase — translation MTPITSLYRRPLALLTDLYQVTMAYAYWKRGVHDREAVFHLFFRQNPFQGGFTVACRLRTIVDLLETARFTAEDTDYLADLRGNDGAPLFEPEFLSYLRRLRFSCDLDAAPDGSVVFPHEPVLRIQGPILQCQLLETPLLNAANFESLIATKAARVCLAAEGDRVIEFGLRRAPGIDGGVTASRAAYIGGCAGTSNLLAGCLFGVPTMGTHAHSWVMFFDDDFAAFDAYADALPNNCVFVVDTYNTQDGVRQAIEVGRRLRDEGHRLAGIRLDSGDIAFLSTRARAALDEAGFHDVIIVASNDLDEHTIASLKSQRARVDVWGVGTRLVTCYGQGSLGGVLKLTAVRDESGAWRERLKLSEQAVKVSTPGILQTRRFRSEEGLDVADAVYDVRRPVRGACTIVDPFDPTRQRRINHWATYRDVLIPVFRGGSRVYDLPALAASRENTASNLKRLHPGILRLLNPHEFPVGLEASLHERRIELMGQYRRKSQT, via the coding sequence ATGACTCCGATCACATCGCTCTATCGCCGCCCGCTCGCGCTCCTGACCGATCTCTACCAGGTGACGATGGCGTACGCCTACTGGAAGCGCGGCGTCCATGACCGAGAAGCGGTGTTCCACCTTTTTTTCCGACAGAACCCCTTTCAGGGCGGCTTTACGGTCGCGTGCAGGCTGCGAACGATTGTCGATCTGCTCGAGACGGCTCGGTTCACCGCCGAGGATACCGACTATCTCGCCGATCTGCGTGGCAATGACGGCGCTCCTCTCTTCGAGCCGGAGTTCCTGTCCTACCTGCGTCGCCTTCGGTTTTCCTGCGATCTCGACGCCGCGCCCGACGGTTCCGTCGTGTTCCCGCACGAACCGGTTCTGCGCATTCAGGGCCCGATCCTCCAGTGCCAGTTGCTCGAGACGCCGTTGCTCAACGCCGCCAACTTCGAGTCCTTGATCGCCACGAAGGCGGCGCGCGTGTGCCTCGCGGCGGAAGGCGACCGCGTCATCGAGTTTGGCTTGCGGCGCGCCCCTGGCATCGACGGCGGCGTGACCGCGAGCCGGGCTGCCTACATCGGCGGGTGTGCTGGCACGAGCAATTTGCTTGCCGGATGTCTGTTCGGAGTGCCCACGATGGGCACGCACGCCCACTCATGGGTCATGTTCTTCGATGACGACTTCGCGGCGTTTGACGCCTACGCCGACGCCCTGCCCAACAACTGCGTGTTCGTGGTCGACACCTACAACACGCAAGACGGCGTGCGACAGGCGATCGAGGTAGGCAGGCGGCTTCGGGACGAGGGGCATCGGCTCGCCGGCATCCGCCTCGACTCCGGCGATATCGCTTTTCTCAGCACCCGGGCCCGAGCCGCGCTGGACGAAGCTGGGTTCCACGACGTGATCATCGTCGCCAGCAACGATCTCGACGAACACACTATTGCCAGCCTCAAGTCTCAGCGAGCCCGCGTCGACGTGTGGGGTGTCGGCACGCGGCTGGTGACGTGCTACGGACAAGGGTCTCTGGGCGGGGTCCTCAAGCTGACGGCGGTGCGCGATGAGTCGGGTGCGTGGCGCGAACGTCTGAAGCTGTCCGAGCAGGCAGTGAAGGTGTCTACGCCGGGCATCCTTCAGACGCGGCGTTTCCGGTCCGAGGAGGGCTTGGACGTGGCAGACGCCGTTTACGACGTGCGGCGACCCGTGCGCGGAGCCTGCACAATCGTCGATCCGTTCGATCCGACACGACAGCGGCGCATCAATCATTGGGCGACGTACAGGGACGTGCTCATCCCCGTCTTTCGCGGCGGGTCGCGCGTGTACGACCTACCGGCGTTGGCAGCATCGCGCGAGAACACGGCATCGAATCTCAAACGTCTGCATCCTGGGATCCTTCGGCTGCTGAACCCGCATGAGTTCCCGGTCGGGCTCGAAGCGTCGTTGCACGAACGACGCATCGAGCTGATGGGGCAATACCGACGGAAGAGCCAGACGTGA
- the pncA gene encoding bifunctional nicotinamidase/pyrazinamidase, whose product MNRAKRALILVDIQNDFCPGGALAVPDGDAIVPVVNAIMPQYKLVVATQDWHPPGHASFASSHGARPGDTLELDGFHQVLWPDHCVQGTPGAEFVSELNTEPICHVFQKGTDPVIDSYSGFFDMARRHSTGLGDYLRQQGVTQVHVVGLATDYCVRFTAMDARGLGFDVTVLVDATRAVELHSGDKDSALEDMRQAGIRIELASAAAGDA is encoded by the coding sequence GTGAATCGGGCGAAGCGCGCACTCATCCTCGTCGATATCCAGAACGACTTCTGCCCAGGAGGGGCACTCGCGGTCCCGGACGGCGATGCAATCGTGCCGGTCGTCAATGCGATCATGCCGCAGTACAAGCTCGTGGTTGCCACGCAGGACTGGCATCCGCCCGGTCACGCGAGCTTCGCGTCGAGCCACGGAGCGCGTCCGGGCGACACGTTAGAACTGGACGGGTTCCATCAGGTGCTGTGGCCCGACCACTGCGTACAGGGAACGCCGGGCGCTGAGTTCGTTTCCGAGCTGAACACGGAGCCGATCTGCCACGTGTTTCAAAAGGGCACCGATCCGGTAATCGACAGCTATTCGGGGTTCTTCGACATGGCAAGACGTCACTCGACGGGTCTCGGAGACTACCTACGGCAGCAGGGGGTCACGCAGGTCCATGTGGTCGGGCTCGCCACGGACTACTGCGTTCGGTTCACAGCGATGGATGCGCGCGGTCTCGGATTCGACGTGACCGTCTTGGTCGACGCGACGCGCGCCGTCGAGTTGCATTCAGGAGACAAGGACAGCGCTCTGGAAGACATGAGACAGGCGGGCATCAGGATCGAGCTGGCGAGCGCCGCAGCGGGTGATGCATGA